AAGAATTTGGGATTTTTCAAGGGTTAAAATGATGCATTCATATAAAGTTAGAGGGATACAAAGAAGATGACTTATAATTTAGACATTCTTATAAGCATGAAGAAAAACTTTTTTAAGTACTTTTTTTGTGGTTTTGTGTGTAGTCATAAGAAGTTATGAATGTTGATAAACCATATTGAAATTACTAGGAACAGATATAGAATTGAGTACTTAGAATACACTTTTTATAGCTATAGGAAAAAAACCTTAGCTATCTTTACTAATGGATCGATAgtccaaattttatttctttttatatgatttaaagGATCGAGGATAGAACAACCCtagcacaataaaaaaaatgctctTATTAGACATGCAAGGGTGTACTACTAGACAACAAactatagtaaaaaaaaaaaaacttataatatttcAAGGTTTTAAAAGAGTATATTGCTTAGGAATtaggattaaaaataatttaaatacatatttttctttctatcttcCAAGACATCTTTTTCGAAAACAAAATTCTGATGAGAGTTTCAGATTTTAAGAGGATAATATCTTAAATGTAACCCTATCAATACTATCTCAAGGTACTTGAAGTGAGGTAAAAGGAAGAATCAACCTATATTGATCACTATAATTTTTCACATAATGCACAAAACTAAGTGGGTGCACTTGCACAATTTATGCATAAggttttagtttcaattttctCTTGTTTCTCTTTTCTGGAATGGATTTGCTAGTTCTAGCAATTTTTTCATACCCTTTGTGTTAACCTTGCATTATTTTGTGTTAATGGTAATATTTTACTTACTTTTTGATGGTTCAGACTATCAACTTTTTCATTTGATTTTCTATATATAGTTTTCTATTTGATCCTCGATTTACTAGAGCCAGgtataagaaaatgttttagATAGACTGGACtgcaactattttaaaaatgggAGAAAAAAACTCAGACCAAAAGTCATGCTTAAGTCAAgtcacaaattaaaaaatttaactttgtATATGAAGAAggaaagaataagaaaaaagttataaaacagTTTAAGATTTTCATGTGTCTACATTAAGGACATAGAATGGTTCctaatcatataataatttctaaaacatAAGAGATTGAAAATGAAGCATCCACTGTTATATGAATATTCAGCATGTCTTCTTCTTACCAAGATATCAAGTCTCCCAAACTGTGTCTTGACAAAGTCCACTAGTGAATAAATACTAGCAGAGTGAGTGACATCAAGCTGATGAAAAAGCACCAACTCAGAGAGACCACATTCTTTCAAAATCTCAATGGCTTCATAGCCTCTTCTCTCATCTCTGGCAGTGAGCACCACCTTCACTCCATTTGAGGCCAACTGGTTAACACTCTCTAACCCTATCCCTTTGTTTGCCCCAGTAACAACAGCATACCTGAAATCACAAACAACAACCACATCATAACATACAAAAACAACATGCAAAATGAATCGTTGAATGTCAACAATGTTGTTTCACTTGAGTAACCAGCCAACAAACCTAGGTTTTGGCTCTGTCATAGATGCTGAAACTTGATGAACTGCTTAAGGAGAGAGATGAATATGTATAAGAAAAAGGTAGAGGTGTAGCTTtctcaaaacaaaaagaaagaaatggcGGCTAGTCAAATGGGTTAGTTGTGTTGTTACTTGTTACTGCacttgttgttgttgtagttTATTCCACAGCATCATTGTTCTAGATATGAAAAAATTTGTTAGTGTTTGTTGCACAGTGTGGTGCATGATGAAATGAGAGTGGTCACAACATGTGAAGAAAGAGACAatgcaaaaatccaaagaatgCTTCACCTAATCAGGTATGGACATTCTCATGTGGTccatataaagtaaaatataagttttcATGGTATAACTCTTAAGttgatttgtaaatttaaattgaatagccaaatttgggatttagggttagGTATCCTAATCCAaactaaagtttttaaattttttctaccCATTTAGaacttgagttttttttttacaaccTGGATTCCAACCATCTTTTTTAAGAAAAGttgtcttttaaaaaattatataaactataatattttaaaatattctaaacaAATCAATGAATTAATTCATAGCTTaaatcaattaagaaaataatgaattggTAAActaataaccaataatttagtaaaattatttatttattaagtaataaaataataattaaatgaattgatgaagtaacaatttataattaacgagttaatgaatttaaattagtaaGTTGTTGAAATGATAAGGAATTAATAGTGAagcaatataaaaatatgtacaATGTCCAAAGACAGAAaggaaaacaataatttaaagaGACAACAATTAAAATAGCTTAGAAATAGAAATTTTGTACTTTGGTCTCTGAAGTCAATACTTAAGATGTTGCTTTCAATTATTCTGTAAAAACAATTGTGTGAGAGAGTAAGAGAAAATTCAGTAtacaatgtatttatttaattagaaaaattaatgtaaacagaaaaaaaaaaaacacaaacctCGGCAATATTATTCATGATGACGttcaaaattaacataattaaaaacaataaatatgaattttaaacatgttttgaCATTTTTGTTTACGTAACAAGTATTCATCAActttgttgttgattttttgTTCGTCAAATTTACTGAAATCTCTCTTCTCTGCCAAATATGTTTCATCCAAAACTTGATCTCCAACTATATTATCTTGTTAGTGCCTAGTGTAATGAcgtgaaaatgaaataaatataaataataaatttaaagtgttCAATACAGTAAAACCTTTAACTATAAAAAGAGAAACCAACGTAATGTtagaaaaacataaactttttatataattctacgaaattttatggtgatatatttttaacagTCTAGTTTGACcggtttatttattattattaaagcgTAAATAAGGTTGAATAAAATATCTCCatcaagtttaattttaatcttcCAACCTTCTTTCATTATTACAATCTTCTAGAACGACTACCACACACACGTCCTACATTAATTGTCTCAATTCACCAAAAAATTCTCttctgaaatttttttatgCTCAAACTGCAACTTGGAGCTGTTGTTTGTTGATCAATGGTAAGTGGAATCACTTAACTATTGTTGGTCAAAATGAGGCAACTTCATACACATCAAAGATTGAGATCATTCTCAATATAGTATATTATGTGTCACTTGTTCTTTAGAGtttaatttttctcttcttcttttttttaacaagAGACGTGCAGTCTAGGAAACAAACTACTCTCATATCAATCTTATTTGTTCGCAACTCAATGTCTCATCAATGATTATGCAAATCTAAAACTCAAACTTAGGCTTATTTGACTCAATCACCAAAAACATTCCACATAGTGTATTTGACTTGGATTATCTTAATTGGGTTATCTAATGAACTCCTATTATAAAATAGTATATGGTTGAATACAAGAAGAGCATTAGGTTGTGACACTAGAACAagtgaaacaataaaaaatggGTAAATAAAAGGAGAGTTACGTGAGATGAATAAACCATTTTTCTCTTGCCTTGGTCATTATAGTGTGTTCTTTCCTTGGTTAATTGAGATTGAACTCATAGGAAAAGTCCTAGTTGTTCCGTGTAACTCTTtctgatttaaaaattaatcacttgttaattttaattagatagATTATCTTTAAATTACTTTTCACCAAAAGTTAAAATCAATATATCTTAATGGAGAAATTAGAGTCATCCAATAgttcaaaaattttaacatttagaaattaaaattgttgtgttagaataaatataattatatagttattttattttcagatattataaatattatatataattagcTATTTAATTtcaagatattataaatattatatatgattaGTTATTATACTTATAGAGtcatacaataaaaaaatacaaattttctttaCAAATGCTTCAGAAGTCGAGAAGCCAACATTTAGATACATGTGAGAGCTCCCTCAAAGTCTTCAACATATATGACATGTTAAGAACTCTCTCAAAGTTCCTTTACATTTAAAGACAtgaattttttgaaagtttTAAGAAGACTTTGCAGAGTATACTTCAATCTTGCAAGaacaattatttcttttatttcaattatagatattattttagCATATTagatagtaaaatattaaagattatcGTAACCTTATacaatttacatattttattacatgagaaaactttttttcaaaatcatatatttCCTAATAGAATATTATCAATCACTAACAACACAAGCGAAATGGTTGaagttaaaatttagaaaattttatttaagatttaCAATGTACAGCagatattaaatatattgactttatttttaactgAAACAAATGTTAAGAGACATAGTtttcaatcatttaaaatataagttgtGTATACCAAAACAACTTCAAAAAAGAAGTAAACTTAGAACAAAGtataatcatttaataaaatagttattattactattttatacaaaagatataatttagtaaaagtctCTCAACTCACATCTCATTAACCTAAAATCAGGGCGGAGCTGCTTTATACTTTAGGGGAGCTATGACCCtctcaaaataattttaatacaaaaaaatatatataaataaaaaattcttttaaattttattaaatgttatatacTTGACTTCTTCaaattcattaatattaataaaagaaaattttgacaCCCCAAATATTTGTTCTCCGTACCTAAAATATACATGAGATAATTCAAATCTTAATATTCTTCCGTCtatcattataaatttaaaagaatgcATTAGGTCTTACATTTAGcgtgaaaaaagaaagaaaagtcgAACTGCACTGCGTTTTTGTTGGTCTAaccttcataaaaatatataatgtttaagtGTCAATTGGTCTATCATAGCACTTTTTAAAATTAGGGTCGATCAACATGAAATTAATTGGGTTTAACCTAGATGTAtgtttaatagtttattttgttataaaatctttaaaagaCTGATTAACTTATTATATTCTTAACCTAAAgtctattaataattataacttttatattatgatatatatatatatatatatatatatatatatatatatatatatatatatatatatatatataacatataatataatataagatataaaaaattacgtaaaaaaaaacagtttttcACAAGACCttaatcaaaaatataaatttaacttttataattttaaatttgtgtaAATCAACATGGTTAATAGATAATGAATTATATTACAacaaatatagtaaaaaaaataaaaaatattaacattttataaataagttataatctATTACACATAAAAggtttttttttacctttttaaacAAGCAAGTTACTATGAAAGTTTAGATTTGATTTAATTCTTAAAGAGCGAAGTCTAGCTAGGCCTAATAATGTAAGTTAAATGATAGGTTCACTTTTCTGATCCAAAACATTACAAGTAAACTCTAttcttaaaaacaaattatgaaaTCATTGTCCATGAACTCTAGGTATCTTTCAAAcgaatttttaaaactatttattaacGTGAATCAGATTGTAAGAATGCATGATTTTCACAGTTGTAAATGTGAATAAGCAAATGAAGCAGTGTAAGGCAGTTGTCTATAATACTAGTGAAGCTTCACAATGAAAGGGACTAAAACAGAATTCACTGCCTACGCAGCCTTTTCCCCTTCTCACCCACCACTTCAACAATCAAAACCTTGCTAGTCATCAATAGCTAAgatcaaaaatgaaaaatagtaaaCGGCTTAGTTGAGGAACTGAACTGAGCTACGATTACCAAAAGGACTTCCTtcaaacaatttcatttttcatgaaCAAGGGGGCAATACTCAGGTAACCACATATTGCTTCTCACATACTCCACAGTATCCTCCTGCAACCAAACCAACAAGCATGAGTTAGCAGCAGCAGAATTATACATCAGACCAAGGTAGCATCCACATGCTCAGAACTAAGGCACAAAATATGGGGACTAGTCAATTTGCAATATTTAGACGCAAACTGCAACTGTATTAAACTTCAGAACTTCACCCTCTCCTCAGAACATGCAAATTTAACAGTACAGTCAACCAGATTAtgaatatataatgtattattaGTGAGAAATTTGAAATTCCCATACTTTTGACATGTTTGCTAGTTCTCTCAACCCTACTTCACCATGTCCTTCAGCCTGATTTTCTGCAACCGCAGCACCAATAACAGCAGCTCCAACCTCAGCTGTAACATTCCGAATACTGCCCAACAAAGTACCGTTTGATTACAGAAGGCCACAATGAACATCTTTGTTAAGGGATGAGTAAACCAAAACTATATTGTTAGATTTAGTACCGTACATGGCATCCATATCCAATATACGTTCCAAGAATCAGTTTTAGTGTTTATACagattaagttttaattatcaTAGTGGTTCAAAAAGGATCCATGGAAAAGGAGAGGAGAGCCCTGACAAAATGAAAAACAAGTCGTAACAAGGAAAAAAGGGAACGTTACCAGTCAATAGATGGAAACAAGATTCCTTTTTGGACCTCCTCATCTGTCATATATGAAGCAAGGCTGAGAGGATAAAACAGCAAGTTAGTAATGTATTTAAAACGGCCCAAAGAGGCATCTCATCAGAGCGGAAGTTATTTATTAATGAGCGGCAATGTACACCCAGAAAACTTATTAAGCTTTTCAACGAAAGTAGGTAAAGAACAGATAAAATGACTTACACAACACAACAAAGAATACAAGGTCAGACTGCTCAATTGAGAGCAGCCCTACATACATCAAGAAAATAATTCATACATTTCCATTGAAATCGAGTCTAATAGCTTTTGGTTGAACAAAAGAACTGTACAAATTAAATATACCATTCAGCTGCTGCTCGCAACATTTCGTCTGTTATATGACGAGCACCCGATAGAAGTGTACCCAAACCAACCCTGAATGAAATGTTGCAATATAATTACGTCAATGTTTCCACTGAGTGGcatgatttgtgaaaaaaaaaaatacagggCCACAAAGGCACGCCTACCCTGGGAACAGATACATATTGTTGGCTTGATTGACATGGCCAACTTCATTTCCTGTACAAAAATTCATTTGGAGGCTATGGTAAAACATAATATTGAAATGAACGTCGAAAATGTAAAGAAACAAGAATCTTCCTACAACAAAGCCTCCGCGGCTGAAGAATTTTGAACTTGACAGCATACTTCAAAAACCAATGAATCATATTACAGAGTGATAATTACCGAGATCTACATTGTCAAAAGGGCTTCCACTCGCAAAAACTATATTCTTTCCAGCATGACTGAAAGCTTCAATAGCAGTGCACTCAGCTGTCCCAGTGATAACGAAACAGGTGTCAAAATGAAAACGTTGGACATAATTAAGCAATTGCCCGTACTGAATAAGCCTTGTAGAAACAAACCATTCACGGTGGGATTAGACATTGCAAAGATAGCAGGCTTTGTTGAAGCAGATTCTCTCATTGCCTTAAGCACCTGAGTTGAATCTCAACCATTAAATTGAAGAAACCCAATTGCAATAAAATGAAGGAAGCAGAACTCAAAGATATAAAAACAAGACATTTTTTCAATGCAAATGTATTTCACTTAATCAAATATACTTCACTGAGGAATAAACATAAGGTAATTACCTCCGTGTCGAAAACACCACCAACTCCAGACAATCCAAGTAGCACGTGTGGCTTAACCTTCTTAACCTAAGGACcattaaacaattaaagtaTGGCTTAGAAtgcataatttttattcttcataagcattatttaatttactcttacacaaaaataattgttcattatgatataaatgtaaaataaataacatatgaAAGTGAATAAAGTTTTTCTCCAACAAATTCCGTAGCATTTACCACTTCAATTATACTAGCACCCTCTGTAAGTCCTTCAAGATCTCTTGGATTTTTGGCAAATGGAACAGCAGCTGGATCTAGATTGCTCCTTTCCGTGGTGACAAGACCCTACATTCAACAATCACATCATTATTAAAAACGTGAtgtatcataataaaaatagaaaaaaagaagcatGCACAGAAATAACAGAATCCAAAAGAGgatacaaaaaaatatgtatgaCGATGTTACTCATAAATGAAGAGAATTTAAGAcagaatttgaaaataaaaaatgaagatatTTGAATAACAAAGTTGAGCCAAAATCACGAGGGATCcagataatatattattacgaatacaatttttatttttgagagTTGTAACTTAATGCACACTGAAAGCAAAGAACATGAAAGCATACAtctttatcaattaaaaaaaacggGCTGTTAGCAGTGGTAGCCGTTCCACTGCCCCCTGACATTCTTGAAACAGCCTGGGCAGCCATCTTAAGAACACCAAGCCCTGCACTGCCCACCAGGCAAAAAAGTATCACGTAAAACAGAATTTTGGCAGCAAGATTAAAGCAGAAAATACCAATATAAGGAGCATGatagaacaacaaaacaaacagATACATCAAAATTAGTTTTGCAAGTACCTCCCAGCTCCAACAACAACTATCTTTTGTTTCAAAAAATCAGACAATGGTCGACCTTGGGATCTTATAGCTCCCAATAGCCCAGCAAGTGCAACCCCGGCGGTGCCCTATTAAACAATGgaaatgatgaaaaaattgaCGTTTTTAGAAGTCACTTAAGAAAATAACGCATTGCTTAGCACCTTGAACATTTtaaatgtaacaaaatataatatcactTTCTTACCTGTATATCATCATTAAACATGCAAAACCTTTGTCTATATCGATTCAGGGTTTCAAAAGCCCACTTCATTTGGAAATCCTCAAActgaaaaaataagttaatcaTCCGGTTACTAGATGATTAAATTCTAAACTGAACACTGAGAGAACcatgttttaaaagaaaagcaAACCTGAACAATAGCCTTAGGCCATCGAGCGTGTACAGCTTCCATGAATTCATCAACAATCGATAGGTACTCTTCACCTTCCAACCTAGGCTGTCGAACTCCTAAATCTGACAAACGAGAATCATGTCAGAATATAGTAACTTTTATGATGTCAAATACGTGGAATTACCATATTATCTTTTTGCATGCTCAAGAGATCAACAATGCCAAAGTGATTCAAAAATCCCATTCGAACTCATCATTGGAGCACAATATAATCAGATAAACTTTGCTAAATAAAGCAGAAAAGCCATTGCTTAATAGGTTATATTACTCAACCACAAAATCTAGGATACTGGAAAACATGAAATCTTCCTCATCTTACAAAGCAAACATGTCCATGGTAAATGAAAAAGTGAGACAAACAACAACCATAGAAATTAGGAGCAGAATTGAGTTCTACTCACAAAGGGGATCTTTGAGTAGCTTTTCATTGTTTGTACCAACATCTAACATAACTGGAAGTATCTGAAACAATTGGAAAAACAGCACACTATACAAGTTAAATCAGAGTTACTAAAATTACCAAGTAGCAgttaaaaagtaaagaaaatcaaaattaaaacattattcaaaATCAACAATTATAAGTTTATAACAAAAGATCAATTGGACAAACTTCTCCATAAACACTcttaagagagaaaaataggtcgaaaaattgaaattagtttccccccataatttaatttgtagaaGTTTTTCATAGAACTTCTCTAAAAATTTCACTtgtagataaattaattttagtttatagagAAGtccgtttcattttttttttctcctaaaaGTACTTATGAAGAAACTCATCTAAACAGACCCAAAGTCAAGATTTATGAACTCGTTTCCATTTCATTTGTTGATTACGTGTAATTGTACACAAGATAAACGtacaaatataaaacataaacaaaattagaTTTATTCAGCATCATAAAACAGTTAACAACCCAACCCACCCTACAAAAATTCATCTATCCATTTCACTAAAGAAAATAACCTCTCAGCTGGCCTGGGCCACCAGTAACACATGATGTGCCCAAGTTATGATGAAATTCAAGATATAAAGAGAAAGGAAGGGGAAAGACATACTTTTCGTGGGTTGATACCAGCAGCAGCAACATACATATCAAGTTTTCCGATAGGTATTCCTATGCCCTGAACGCCAAGGTCACCCAAGCCAAGAATACGACTGCCGTCTGTCAGGACAATCATGTCTACCTGAACCGAGGAAACAAGATGATTACAATATATAACCAATAACATATCAAGCCAGGGAGCAATTTTGCTATCCACGGAacagaaaatttcaaaaattttcgcAAAGCATGTAAATAGTTGAACCGTACCCAGTTACCAGAACATTTATCATTGAAGTCAGGTAAAGTGAGAAAACACGAAGTAACCACAATCACAACTAAATAGCAAAATCACGAGAAAAATTCagtataaaactaaaacaattatcAATTTCATGCAAGGCAGATAATATGACAGCATAGAATAATGTCACTTAACAACAAcgaaacaaatataatatactcACCCTCATGAGCTACCTATTTAGGAGGGAGAATCGACTCAAGATCTCATACTTACTTCATATGAGAGTTAGGCACCCCATGGTACCAAAGTTCTTATAAACCTTCtacattattctatttttttgaaCTACCTCCCCTCTGTTTTATAAACCTAATACCTACATAGTCCTCCCTCTAACGGagagtaaatttaaaaaaaaaaataacgagaaaatacactaatattcatGTCCAAGAAAAGTCATCTTTGATACCAAAAAATGGATCCTCATAAGATGAAACTTCTTCGGGTCCCTGACAAATCTGTCAATTtcttagaattttttttctacaaaagaAACAGCAATATCCCAGATTATCCCTCAGGGAGTacagataaatataataaactcTGCCAAAGAATTCACCAAGTTTCAATAGTTTTAACCCTTGCAAGTCAAAATCTTAAGAAAGCTGTATGGATTACAGGGGAAGAATGAAAAGTAAAATTCCCTTCCATTTTCTATCATGAATGAAAAGAAAGGAAGGCATAATTTTACCAAGACGAGTTCAATACCTCGTCAGATGGCCAGTTATAGATCATTGACATCATCTCTCCTTTATCTTTGGCACTAAAATACATTCCACGCGGGCGTCTAAATAACCCTGAATAATTTTCACACACTAATCCAACGGTAGGAGTATAGATTATTGGAGCAAACTCTTTGATGTTACGGATAAGAACCTGAGATAGAAAAAGGTAAGCAAGATAAAAATCCCATAATAATACGAATAACCGTTGTAATATATTCTCATATCCGCAAGCCAACTTCATCATCAAACTCACTCGGTAATACAGAGTCTCATTCCTGTCATGCAATCTATTTAAGATCCTCCATTTGGATAAGGAAACAAATTTATCTGATTGGCACCGTGTATTCTTCTCCAAAGATCTATATGAATCcactgaaaaataataatattacggCTGTCAAATATAATCGAAGAAGGAGCAAACACGAAGCCAAACACACAAGTGGGGTCTAAAGATGAGCAAGCAATAATTCCTGAGACTGACGAACAGATACATATAGCATGAAACGGATAGGTTTAAAACTTACTAAACCGATCATATTGATTCTCAAATGAAATGACACGAGGAGGAAGAAGGCCCCGAAGCCCCAATCGATCCCTTTCAGTTATGGGAAAACCAGTATcctacatataaaaaattaattaagtaaataaagtACTAGAATCCCAAACAGTGATCAAGCACAGCCATGAGTAGCTTGAATTTTTTATGTCAGAGATagtaaacataatatatttatctcAATGAAAAACATCTTTTAATGAATCCATATTAGTCATTTACCCAAACTAACTCAAAACAGATACCGcgtaaatataataacaaattttgtcCACTTTAGATTGTACATTTCATGCAT
This region of Vigna unguiculata cultivar IT97K-499-35 chromosome 5, ASM411807v1, whole genome shotgun sequence genomic DNA includes:
- the LOC114183224 gene encoding NAD-dependent malic enzyme 59 kDa isoform, mitochondrial-like, translated to MWKVVRFAASRSRRFSTAIPGPCKVHKRGTDILHDPWFNKDTGFPITERDRLGLRGLLPPRVISFENQYDRFMDSYRSLEKNTRCQSDKFVSLSKWRILNRLHDRNETLYYRVLIRNIKEFAPIIYTPTVGLVCENYSGLFRRPRGMYFSAKDKGEMMSMIYNWPSDEVDMIVLTDGSRILGLGDLGVQGIGIPIGKLDMYVAAAGINPRKILPVMLDVGTNNEKLLKDPLYLGVRQPRLEGEEYLSIVDEFMEAVHARWPKAIVQFEDFQMKWAFETLNRYRQRFCMFNDDIQGTAGVALAGLLGAIRSQGRPLSDFLKQKIVVVGAGSAGLGVLKMAAQAVSRMSGGSGTATTANSPFFLIDKDGLVTTERSNLDPAAVPFAKNPRDLEGLTEGASIIEVVKKVKPHVLLGLSGVGGVFDTEVLKAMRESASTKPAIFAMSNPTVNAECTAIEAFSHAGKNIVFASGSPFDNVDLGNEVGHVNQANNMYLFPGVGLGTLLSGARHITDEMLRAAAECLASYMTDEEVQKGILFPSIDCIRNVTAEVGAAVIGAAVAENQAEGHGEVGLRELANMSKEDTVEYVRSNMWLPEYCPLVHEK